Proteins encoded together in one Triticum dicoccoides isolate Atlit2015 ecotype Zavitan chromosome 7B, WEW_v2.0, whole genome shotgun sequence window:
- the LOC119341476 gene encoding uncharacterized protein LOC119341476 isoform X3, with the protein MLSTGCVLEVRRQTARHVHRMTALELTIRKYAEQPDKSVMRPALGLSFDSLGEAYDFYNLYSWEIGFGIGYGKSRLNAQRTKTMQEIVCGCSGKTEAENSRSCRCECPVLIRLLRASDNSWYITEHRENHNHSLSLTMGEKVHCPSHKHIDVYTKDLIRQLRENNVNLGKPWFFDWMDYGTYNVEQHTVPRISLYTAEICTRLIYVTREYPDIFPTKPHDEFDHLDEDWHDVVGEPGGILQHEGQREALRAAEALIAAIQQDCTTPEGRRGKQGAGGDTDTNTLNDKGKGVADESSDSSSSDSDDERVDPSIRLARPILRADRRGESIDAPPTSVRIPGVVGGNRVTGPRSLNRFRQRLLVGSNNTRGAAASNASALVVNPDRHALLRSRGEHLRAELSEIEAQAKSDLEYQNWFMAIRDVMPT; encoded by the exons GTTGCGTCTTGGAAGTGCGCCGCCAGACCGCGCGCCATGTCCATAGGATGACCGCTCTGGAGTTAACAATACGAAAATATGCAGAGCAACCTGACAAGAGTGTGATGCGGCCTGCACTAGGGCTCAGTTTCGACTCGTTGGGTGAGGCGTATGATTTCTACAATCTTTATTCTTGGGAGATTGGCTTCGGAATAGGATATGGGAAAAGCAGACTAAATGCTCAAAGAACAAAGACGATGCAGGAGATTGTTTGCGGGTGCTCG GGCAAAACTGAAGCAGAGAACAGCAGGTCCTGCAGGTGTGAGTGTCCTGTGCTAATTAGGCTACTGCGAGCGTCCGACAACAGTTGGTACATCACAGAGCACCGGGAAAATCACAACCACTCTCTGTCGCTCACCATGGGTGAAAAAGTGCACTGCCCGTCCCATAAACACATAGACGTCTACACCAAAGATCTGATTAGGCAGCTAAGGGAGAACAATGTCAACTTGGGGAAG CCTTGGTTCTTCGACTGGATGGACTATGGGACATACAATGTGGAGCAGCACACAGTCCCACGGATCAGCCTTTACACAGCAGAAATTTGCACGAGGCTTATATATGTCACGAGGGAGTACCCGGACATATTCCCC ACAAAGCCTCATGATGAATTCGATCATCTGGATGAAGATTGGCATGATGTAGTTGGCGAGCCTGGTGGGATCCTACAACATGAAG GCCAACGGGAGGCGCTCCGAGCAGCTGAAGCGCTCATCGCTGCCATCCAACAAGATTGCACCACACCTGAGGGGCGGCGTGGCAAGCAGGGTGCCGGGGGTGACACGGACACAAACACTCTTAATGATAAAGGTAAAGGGGTGGCTGACGAAAGTTCAGACTCATCAAGCAGCGACAGTGATGATGAACGAGTTGATCCAAGCATTCGGCTAGCAAGGCCAATACTTAGAGCTGACAGAAGAG GAGAAAGCATAGATGCTCCGCCAACAAGCGTACGTATCCCTGGGGTGGTTGGGGGTAACCGCGTTACAG GTCCGCGTAGCCTTAACCGATTCAGGCAACGGCTGCTTGTGGGAAGCAACAACACTCGGGGAGCTGCTGCAAGCAATGCTAGTGCTTTGGTTGTAAACCCAGACAGACATGCTTTGCTTCGCAGCAGGGGGGAGCACCTCAGGGCCGAGCTGTCTGAAATCGAGGCTCAGGCAAAGTCCGACCTTGAAT ATCAGAATTGGTTCATGGCCATAAGGGATGTCATGCCAACCTAA
- the LOC119341476 gene encoding uncharacterized protein LOC119341476 isoform X1: MLSTGCVLEVRRQTARHVHRMTALELTIRKYAEQPDKSVMRPALGLSFDSLGEAYDFYNLYSWEIGFGIGYGKSRLNAQRTKTMQEIVCGCSGKTEAENSRSCRCECPVLIRLLRASDNSWYITEHRENHNHSLSLTMGEKVHCPSHKHIDVYTKDLIRQLRENNVNLGKVYNIIGSFFGSVEKVPFTKRTLRNIRGKINREQADDDVQKTLESDLKNCDVFFICWVSGLLKFDLTSVVLLLLHVSQPWFFDWMDYGTYNVEQHTVPRISLYTAEICTRLIYVTREYPDIFPTKPHDEFDHLDEDWHDVVGEPGGILQHEGQREALRAAEALIAAIQQDCTTPEGRRGKQGAGGDTDTNTLNDKGKGVADESSDSSSSDSDDERVDPSIRLARPILRADRRGESIDAPPTSVRIPGVVGGNRVTGPRSLNRFRQRLLVGSNNTRGAAASNASALVVNPDRHALLRSRGEHLRAELSEIEAQAKSDLEYQNWFMAIRDVMPT, encoded by the exons GTTGCGTCTTGGAAGTGCGCCGCCAGACCGCGCGCCATGTCCATAGGATGACCGCTCTGGAGTTAACAATACGAAAATATGCAGAGCAACCTGACAAGAGTGTGATGCGGCCTGCACTAGGGCTCAGTTTCGACTCGTTGGGTGAGGCGTATGATTTCTACAATCTTTATTCTTGGGAGATTGGCTTCGGAATAGGATATGGGAAAAGCAGACTAAATGCTCAAAGAACAAAGACGATGCAGGAGATTGTTTGCGGGTGCTCG GGCAAAACTGAAGCAGAGAACAGCAGGTCCTGCAGGTGTGAGTGTCCTGTGCTAATTAGGCTACTGCGAGCGTCCGACAACAGTTGGTACATCACAGAGCACCGGGAAAATCACAACCACTCTCTGTCGCTCACCATGGGTGAAAAAGTGCACTGCCCGTCCCATAAACACATAGACGTCTACACCAAAGATCTGATTAGGCAGCTAAGGGAGAACAATGTCAACTTGGGGAAGGTATACAACATAATTGGGAGTTTTTTTGGTTCTGTTGAGAAGGTGCCATTCACAAAGAGGACTCTCAGGAATATACGTGGAAAAATTAACCGTGAGCAAGCTGACGACGATGTCCAGAAGACACTTGAAAGTGACTTGAAAAATTGTGATGTCTTTTTCATATGCTGGGTTTCTGGGCTCCTAAAATTTGATCTAACATCTGTGGTTCTGCTTTTGTTACATGTCTCACAGCCTTGGTTCTTCGACTGGATGGACTATGGGACATACAATGTGGAGCAGCACACAGTCCCACGGATCAGCCTTTACACAGCAGAAATTTGCACGAGGCTTATATATGTCACGAGGGAGTACCCGGACATATTCCCC ACAAAGCCTCATGATGAATTCGATCATCTGGATGAAGATTGGCATGATGTAGTTGGCGAGCCTGGTGGGATCCTACAACATGAAG GCCAACGGGAGGCGCTCCGAGCAGCTGAAGCGCTCATCGCTGCCATCCAACAAGATTGCACCACACCTGAGGGGCGGCGTGGCAAGCAGGGTGCCGGGGGTGACACGGACACAAACACTCTTAATGATAAAGGTAAAGGGGTGGCTGACGAAAGTTCAGACTCATCAAGCAGCGACAGTGATGATGAACGAGTTGATCCAAGCATTCGGCTAGCAAGGCCAATACTTAGAGCTGACAGAAGAG GAGAAAGCATAGATGCTCCGCCAACAAGCGTACGTATCCCTGGGGTGGTTGGGGGTAACCGCGTTACAG GTCCGCGTAGCCTTAACCGATTCAGGCAACGGCTGCTTGTGGGAAGCAACAACACTCGGGGAGCTGCTGCAAGCAATGCTAGTGCTTTGGTTGTAAACCCAGACAGACATGCTTTGCTTCGCAGCAGGGGGGAGCACCTCAGGGCCGAGCTGTCTGAAATCGAGGCTCAGGCAAAGTCCGACCTTGAAT ATCAGAATTGGTTCATGGCCATAAGGGATGTCATGCCAACCTAA
- the LOC119341476 gene encoding uncharacterized protein LOC119341476 isoform X2 yields the protein MLSTGCVLEVRRQTARHVHRMTALELTIRKYAEQPDKSVMRPALGLSFDSLGEAYDFYNLYSWEIGFGIGYGKSRLNAQRTKTMQEIVCGCSGKTEAENSRSCRCECPVLIRLLRASDNSWYITEHRENHNHSLSLTMGEKVHCPSHKHIDVYTKDLIRQLRENNVNLGKVYNIIGSFFGSVEKVPFTKRTLRNIRGKINREQADDDVQKTLESDLKNCDVFFICWVSGLLKFDLTSVVLLLLHVSQPWFFDWMDYGTYNVEQHTVPRISLYTAEICTRLIYVTREYPDIFPTKPHDEFDHLDEDWHDVVGEPGGILQHEGQREALRAAEALIAAIQQDCTTPEGRRGKQGAGGDTDTNTLNDKGKGVADESSDSSSSDSDDERVDPSIRLARPILRADRRGESIDAPPTSVRIPGVVGGNRVTGPRSLNRFRQRLLVGSNNTRGAAASNASALVVNPDRHALLRSRGEHLRAELSEIEAQAKSDLE from the exons GTTGCGTCTTGGAAGTGCGCCGCCAGACCGCGCGCCATGTCCATAGGATGACCGCTCTGGAGTTAACAATACGAAAATATGCAGAGCAACCTGACAAGAGTGTGATGCGGCCTGCACTAGGGCTCAGTTTCGACTCGTTGGGTGAGGCGTATGATTTCTACAATCTTTATTCTTGGGAGATTGGCTTCGGAATAGGATATGGGAAAAGCAGACTAAATGCTCAAAGAACAAAGACGATGCAGGAGATTGTTTGCGGGTGCTCG GGCAAAACTGAAGCAGAGAACAGCAGGTCCTGCAGGTGTGAGTGTCCTGTGCTAATTAGGCTACTGCGAGCGTCCGACAACAGTTGGTACATCACAGAGCACCGGGAAAATCACAACCACTCTCTGTCGCTCACCATGGGTGAAAAAGTGCACTGCCCGTCCCATAAACACATAGACGTCTACACCAAAGATCTGATTAGGCAGCTAAGGGAGAACAATGTCAACTTGGGGAAGGTATACAACATAATTGGGAGTTTTTTTGGTTCTGTTGAGAAGGTGCCATTCACAAAGAGGACTCTCAGGAATATACGTGGAAAAATTAACCGTGAGCAAGCTGACGACGATGTCCAGAAGACACTTGAAAGTGACTTGAAAAATTGTGATGTCTTTTTCATATGCTGGGTTTCTGGGCTCCTAAAATTTGATCTAACATCTGTGGTTCTGCTTTTGTTACATGTCTCACAGCCTTGGTTCTTCGACTGGATGGACTATGGGACATACAATGTGGAGCAGCACACAGTCCCACGGATCAGCCTTTACACAGCAGAAATTTGCACGAGGCTTATATATGTCACGAGGGAGTACCCGGACATATTCCCC ACAAAGCCTCATGATGAATTCGATCATCTGGATGAAGATTGGCATGATGTAGTTGGCGAGCCTGGTGGGATCCTACAACATGAAG GCCAACGGGAGGCGCTCCGAGCAGCTGAAGCGCTCATCGCTGCCATCCAACAAGATTGCACCACACCTGAGGGGCGGCGTGGCAAGCAGGGTGCCGGGGGTGACACGGACACAAACACTCTTAATGATAAAGGTAAAGGGGTGGCTGACGAAAGTTCAGACTCATCAAGCAGCGACAGTGATGATGAACGAGTTGATCCAAGCATTCGGCTAGCAAGGCCAATACTTAGAGCTGACAGAAGAG GAGAAAGCATAGATGCTCCGCCAACAAGCGTACGTATCCCTGGGGTGGTTGGGGGTAACCGCGTTACAG GTCCGCGTAGCCTTAACCGATTCAGGCAACGGCTGCTTGTGGGAAGCAACAACACTCGGGGAGCTGCTGCAAGCAATGCTAGTGCTTTGGTTGTAAACCCAGACAGACATGCTTTGCTTCGCAGCAGGGGGGAGCACCTCAGGGCCGAGCTGTCTGAAATCGAGGCTCAGGCAAAGTCCGACCTTGAAT AA